From Salvelinus sp. IW2-2015 unplaced genomic scaffold, ASM291031v2 Un_scaffold5970, whole genome shotgun sequence:
GTCAATTGACGTCTGAGATCTACAACAGTGTTGCCCAGCATCACCCGCACGGTGACAGTGCGGCGGACCACAACGGTACCTAGTTCATTCATGGCGCGTGACGTGTAGAATCTGGTGGAGGCCGCACTGTGGAGTTACCGCACTCTGGACTAGCACTGCGATCAGGTAGCTACAGCTGGTGCTCCACGCAACATGCATTTCCGAACTCCACCAGCGCGATAAGCTATACGATTGATCATACACTCACAACACTTCCTCGCCCTACCTGAACTCACGAGACACCCTCCACTGCGCGCGCGTGCTGAGTCTCCGCGCCGCGCTCACACATTCACATGAGTATGACTTTCGCCCGAACATTCCTAGATCCCCTGCTGTCCTAACTGCACGCAGCGCTCGTGAAGAGCGTGTACGTTGTCCTTAGCCTGTGTAACAACTTGCCACGTCCGTTGAGCTCTAGTGAATTGAGCCCGCCCACCTACATTACTCTAGAGTGTGCAGCGTATAATACCCGCTGCATATCAAGTAACACTCAAGGAGAGCTATCTCTCCACTCAATGAGGTGTATAATCATTGCGACTTGACATAGTGAAGCGCTTGTGTCATGTCCCATCGAGAACGACTGTGTGTACATCCAAAGCTTCCAGGGCGTCTGGCACGGTGTAAGCCGTTACTCTCGAAAAAATGCCTGGTGCGCTTTCGGGATGACTCAGAGGTTCACACATTTATCGATTTTTTATACCATCCAAGACTGTCGGCGTCATATGCCGAACCATGGACGACACTACCGATCTCTCCCCTGAAGACTACCGAAGAGACACTCTCAATCAACAGATCTAATGGAGCAGTCAAGGAGTAGGTACCCGCGCACTTCTCAGTCCTACTTGGAGCAAAGCTCCATGTTTGTCATTACGCACGTGCCTGATAGGCGGCGTGCGATCTGGCTCTGCCTTCATGAATCTCGTGACCGAGCACTCTCCTCTCTGCCGAAGCAGAGTCCACAAACGTTCCTTATCAGTCCACATCTCTTTCCGTCCAATCATGTTCTCTGTGTACTCACTCAGCATGCCGACAGCATGAAGACGTGGGCTCTTGCTCGGACCTCCCTGCGCGCCCGACACACACCAGCGTAGCCCGATTCGAGAGCGAGGTCCCTGCAACCGTCCTCGTGCCCGCCTGCGCTAGCCCAGAGTGCTGACTCTCTATAGATGGTCTCCCTATATCTACTCTCTTGCCACAACACCCTCTCCCGCCCCCAATCTGCCCGAGAACAGGACTTCAGCGCTCCTGGTTACTGCCGCGTCCGGACCCCGCGCCCTCTCCTGCACTCTCTTAAAGTGCGCGCGCCTCACCCTGAGTCCAGCACAAGCACCACTAAacacccctcgctctctcttagTTCCTGGCGTGCCCTATAGATCCCGCACAGGCTGCCTCAacgctctcctctccccctcccacgCGCATAGCCTGGCCCTCGTTCGCGCTCTACGGACACGAGTGCTATgccttctctctgccctctggtcGCTGCTCAGCCCATGACGGACGCCTCCGGCCTAGTCGCGAGTGATGAGAGTCTCTTCCTCGGACCTCTCCTCTCAATCTGCCGATCACAACGCGCAGGACGCGCGCAGTGCGCCGCTCtgccctcttcctctcatcctctcggGGAGCCAATGACACAAGACATTGGGATCCTCAAACCGTTGTTGGTGAGTAAGGACTCTATGCCTAGTTCAGACAAGAATCGTGTAACGTATGGACAAAGGCACAACACGATCACAGCCGCACGGCGCAGCCACATTCGGCTCTAGGCTCTGGTGAAGTTCTGCTTACAAACAACGTGTTTATACTTCTTCGAATGTGGTGATAACCGAGTCAGCTCACAAAATACAACTATTAATTCTCAGCGACACCATATCCTACGCTCTGCATTAAGAGTCCTCACTCTCTGCAGCGCGGAGTCTCTTCGAGGCTGCCGCATTCTCCTCTTGTCTTTATGCGACTAACCACACATCTAAACTCAGAGCGACACAGTGCATGAACGGCGTACCGTCGCCACAAGAAAGAGACGCGACCACATCCAGCAGAGACTAGATCGACGCGCACATACCATCTCGTCCTGTGCTTCTCTCTCGCCTACGAGTGAGCGTAGTCTAGCTCACTGCACATCGGCCCATATACTTGAACAGAGATCACCGTTACCAGACCCGAGCTCATCTACAACTCTAACGACTATCTAGTGCGCACATCTCAGCTGAATGACTCGAATCTTACATAAGCGCGCACAGACTAACACAAATTATGCGTCATGACTTACGCAAACATCTTCTCACACTCAGATAATTTAGTAAAGAGTAAAAAGCTATCGTAGTCTACCGTCCTCGTGGATTTTAACTTCAGATTAATTGCGTACAGTAATCTCTGTCCAATCACGCGTTTGTCCATGAGCGTGCGATTGCTTACTGTATGACATCTTTATAGGATTGTTGCCACCACTTACATCTAAGAGAGAGTTAAGACATCTCTATGTGGGTTACTCTCTCTATAGAGATGCACATGTGGACCACTAGAGTCATGAGATATGAGTGAAATCAGGCGTAGCTAATGTATCGCCGTAGTCCTATACTATTATGAAGCCATAATGGCATATTTTGAGGTACCTTTTCTACAAATCAGAGCTCTATTTACATCAATCTCCTTTAATACTAATTATGACTTCATGAGTTTAAAAGTCTGGAGTGTCCGTTAGTAGTAGTGAGTCTGTCACACTCCTTCTAATTTACTCTCTTGTTCTCAACACTACGTGTAACATATGAAGAAACTCTGTGATACAATGCAGCGGTTACTATAGCGTGTTAAGCGATACGTGCTGCACTTACATTGCCCAGTGCTGAATCCGCGATAATCTAGGTACTAGCCTACAGTTGTTCTCAGTCATGCCGTGACTTTTCCAGACTTGACAAATATGCTCTGTGGACATCTCAAAATGCGCTGCATTTTTCTCAGAGAGTTTCACGAGGACTCATGTTTATGTTCTTCTTTCCAAATTTACATACTAGTATTGGTATTCAAAATTGATGCTGAGAATGCGACGGCGTCTATCTATGCCATCTAGACATAGGAGCAATCAGGACACCTAACGAACTCTGTCCTCTAGTTACCTACTCAATCTCCTACCATCAGGACTACATAGATAGCTGCCACTTGCTTATTCAGTCGTGATAATGTGAAGTTGTCATCAAACAGTCACTCCACACTTTCTCTACACTGTGTCTCACTTGGTCAGGTCGGTGGCCTACTGGCGACAGCTACGCGCTCATTTTGTACCGTTGCGTGCCCGGCATTTGGCGTTTAATGAAGTGCATTCAACTGGCCTGACTGTTGACAACTAGAGCGTTCGCTAGGTGGTTTCGTAACGTCGCCCGAGAGCGTTCGTATGGCGTATCTCGAGTGCAGAGAAGCGTTATGGGCGCTGATTGCTTCCCTTTAGGCGAGCAAAAGCCCACAGCGCTCTCACCCTTCTGTGAGATTGCTAACTCTGGAAGATCACCTCGGAGTCTAGGACTCTACTGCGATCGGGCATGTACCTCGACTCAGAAAACTGGGCGAACAACCAATGATCTGAGTTCGCTCTGGGACCTTGCAAGCGCTGAGGCAGAAGAACAGACCCAGGCGCTCACATGGCGACGCGTTACCCTTGCGTGGGTTCAGAGCCGCTCGAGCCCCTAGTGCCCTCGAGTTCATCTCATGCTCTCTGCTGCTCACCCATGCGCCCCCTTCTCACCTCGGTCTCCTCTCAGCTCTTCTCACCCTTGATTTGCGACGGTGGAAGCAATCCGCTTGTAGGTGAAGGACTCCGCGGTCTGAGATGTACACATAGTGAGCTTTTTCGTCTCTTCGATAGTCCCAATGAGGTCTGGTCTCTATCTATGATCTTTGATTAGTCACGAGCGCCAACCGCTGATGTTCTAAACAGATTATACATTAATCTCTGACGAGCGCGTGTGTGCTGCCTCTATCGTATCCATAGCAGGTCCCCCAAAGCTCATCCTGTGTATCTATCATGTGCTGCTCCTGCCTCTCCTATAGACTATGCACTCCTACAGATCTCTTCTGAGTGACACACTCTCGTCCGACACTCACGTCTTCCCATCTTCtattctctcttgtgtgtgtgtgtgtgtgtgtgtgtgtgtgtgtgtgtgtgtgtgtgtgtgtgtgtgtgtgtgtgtggtcttctcCTGGATTTACTGTTTGAACAGCTGTGTTTATGATAGGTCTATATGATATTTTAGTAGCCTGAAATAGCATTTTAAAAAGAATGGATGAACACACATTCTGACACCTGGTCAGTAgcaaggtttccatccaattggagaCAGGATATTCATCTGGATATTCtagaatctgcataaagaaaatatgagcATTCTCCCATCRGTGGTGTTTCCCAGCCAGGACTCCCgtgataaatacaaataattgcGTGATGACGTGTTGCACACACAACGTACTTTTTCGCTTAAATTTGTATTTACCGAATACACATCAAATGTATTTCCGTAGCATTTCCAACTCCACCATAGCTTTGTCACAAAATCTGCTAAATAAAAACACACGGCCTGTcggcatttattattattttcccgAAACGtactgtttccatcacagctgtggtgatatatatatatatatatatatatatatatatatatatatgatatatatatatatatcatatgacTTTATTCCATTTAAACTGTGGATGAAACCGGATTATTGTTAGCCTATTGAATGCTTGTCATATTAATGAGATCATATTTCATTTTAACCCTAGGTGGCCTCATTGCATGACAACAGACTATTCATGAAGGAATAATGAAAATGATTTATCAGATTATTTGTAAATAACCAATAATATTCTAGCAGGATATAGTGGTGGTCTAACTTTTGTCCATCATGTGAAGTGAAGTGCATCCTCTCAAATCtaccgcgagagagagagagagctgcctgcGCGCCCTGACACACAAACCGCTGTGCCAATAGACGTATGACTATCTAATTAAACTGGTACCACGTAATCCCTcggacccccctccccctccttaaATCSCCTCTACCCTGCACAACTAGCTAAACCCAACTCTCCCTCTTTTATCCCCGTGGAAGCCCGCGCCCTCCCAGCCATTAGCTGCCTCGCTCGGTCTGCTTGTTGTTGTCTCACGGGGGCTTGAGTGTGACGTTGTGACGGTATCATGGTTTTACAGGGCTCCGCCGCAGTAGCAGCATAAGAAGAGGAAGAAGCAAGGACCGTAGCTGTGTGTACCAAGCAGCCAGTCCGGATTCTCTTCCATCTCCCATCTATCGACCGGAGGACGCAGCCAGAGCAAGCCGAGCATCCCTCTCCTCTMGTCCGGTCTCTCGTCCCCCATCGCTACGCTCGGTGATCATCACCTCGTGGAGCTCTCTGTTTGATAAAGGGTAAGAATTAACCGAATGAATGAATGATGCTTGTTCGCATCTGCCTGAAATATTTATATCGGTTTTTAATAGTTAATGGTTTGACATCGTTGCAGAGGCTCTTTCTGAACTTGAGCTACCTATATCGAATACAGCGTGTGTTCTCTGAGATGTGCTAAAAGAATAATGTGGCCAAATAAAATATRTTTTTGTCTTGGAAAACCATTATTTTCATTATATAGGCCGAATGataattttttgatttttttcctCGGAATTATTATAGAGACTGTGCAATGCTTGGATGGTAACGTTTTCCATATGGCCCAGCTACAATATGCGGCATAAAGCGGATTCATTTCACGATTGCAAAACAACAACCAGATCATAAATATGATTAGCATTTTTATGAATGACGAGCATCTATTGAAATGTGCTCTCGGGTGTGATAACRGRATGGGGGGGGGGGKGKGTGTGACAGTAACAGCCACGATGCGACGCGCTTGGTGTACTCCtcggaatctctctctctctccctctctctctcttcttctcgtccGATTATCAtgtcatgtctctctcttcttctacccTCTTCAGACGATGGCATGCTGTTGTTTGGCAATTGTATGATTGTTTCATTGTATAGACTATGGAATGTGATACATGATGCGCTGTACGGTAGTCTACAGTAGACCGAAGCACAGTGTGTGAACGCAGTGACGTTCAGAATGATGGTGTTAATAATTACACATGTGGCTCAGAGGCTTATGCTATCCTAATGATTTTCCCCATAGCGGAACGTGTATTTGTTATTCAGCCTATTCTATGTATTTGTTGACAGTGATACGGGCCTGGGTCTATACTGTTGTAGCCTACACAATCTAAATATGGGGGGGAAaaacattataatatatatatgcttCGGCATATACTATTTACATGTTATAAGATATAAGCCTTATATCATAGCCTATTCTTGCAAAAGTCGATGTAGAACAGCAGAATAGGCTATTTTATCCCATAAATGTGCTCTCGGGACGTCTTGTCCGTTTACTTCCTCTCTGCCCGTTAAAGCCACGTCAGTAATGTTTTATGAGTCACGTAAAATCACGGGTGGTATCATTTCATCGATACTTAAGAAAGATGCCGGTAGTGCTTACCGGTAGTTGAGTGGCActgtgggggggagagagaatttATGGAGCTGTCACTACCGATAGATGGCGGCCTATTTCACTCCACGCGCTCGTTACGGTGGCCGTTCCACGGTTCCACGGCAGTTACTGTGGCCGTGCATGTGATAAATGTGACTGTATGAGCTGCGAGGAGTGCCATCTGTAGCCTATAGGAAAGGAGGTGGATGAAGCTGCCCTTAGACTGATCTATGGTCCGTCTTTTATGCATTGAAATGGTTAATACcacagctaggtgggacaaccgcATAGCACAGTTATCTCCTATATGGCCTGATGTACTTCAACAGAGTACTATCTTATCTCCTATATGTGGCCTGATGTACTTCAACAGAGTACTNNNNNNNNNNNNNNNNNNNNNNNNNcccggtactctgcgcccctgcgtgggttatcgaggctgaatgacataacggttaagaatcgttatccgcttccccttatgttgTCAGCctttcgagattttgcagggagccaggtttctttactaagttggaccttcgtaacgcttaccatctcgtacgcatcagagaggggacgaggtGGAAAACGGCggttaacactccgttagggcattttgaataccgggttctgccgtcgGTTCTCGCTAAtagctccagctgtctttcaggcattagttaatgatgtactgagagacatgctgaacattttttgtttcgtttaccttgacgatatcctgattttttcaccgtcactcgagattcatgttcagcacgttcgacgtgtacctCCAGCGCCTTttgagaattgtctctacgtggaaggctgagaagtgcgcctttcatgtctcctctgtcacatttctcggttctgttattttccgctgaaggcattcagatggatcccgctaaggtccaggctgtcagcgattggcccgttcctaagtcacgtgtcgagttgcagcgctttctcggtttcgctaatttctatcgcgtttcattcgtaattttcggtcaagtggctgcccctctcaagctctgacttctgtccagacttgctttaagtggtccggttcgcccagggagcttttgatctcctcaagaagcgttttacatccgcccctatccttgttactcctgacgtcactaaacaattcattgtcgaggttgacgcttcagagggggcgtgggagccattctgtctcagcgcttccagtctgacgataaggtccatccttgcgcttacttttctcatcgcctgtcccATCGGAACGCAACTTGATGTGGGTAacccgcgaactgctcgccatccgcttagcacATAGGCGAAATGGCGAcaagtggttggagggggcgaccgtcccttttgtcgttggactgaccataagaaccttgagtacatccgtcggccaaacgacttaatgcacgtcaagctcgttgggcgttgtttttcgctcgtttcgagttcgtgatttcctatcgtccgggaaataagaacaccaagcctgattgccttatcccgtctctttagttcttctgtctgtggcttctaccgaccccgaggggattcttcCCTgaaggcgtgttgtcgggttggactgtctggggaattgagagacaggtaaagcaagcactcactcacactgcgtcgccgcgcgcttgttcCTAGTTAACTTCTGTTCgttctgtctctactcgtctggcgtttcttcagtgggctcactctgccagttagctggccacccggcgtttcggggtacgcttgcttcttattcgccagcggtttttggtggcctactcaaggagcgggacacgcccgcctttcgtggctgcttgttcggactgccgCGCAGActagtcaggtaactctcctcctccGTCGTCTCAGACGcttccattccttctcgaccaatggctctcacatcgccttagacttttttaccggtctgccttctgtctgcgggaagactgtgattcttacggttatcgataggttctctaaggcggcacatttcattcccctcgccaagcttccttccgctaaggagacggcacaaaatcatcattgagaatgtgttcagaattcatggcctcccgttagacgccgttttcagacagaggtccgcaattcacgtcacagtttttggagggagttctgtcgtttgattggtgcttccgtcagtctctcttccgggtttcatccccagtctaacggtcaagcagaaagggccaatcagtgaTTGGTCGCatttacgcagcctttcgtttcgaaaacctgcgtcttgggcagaacagctcccctggctgagtacgctcacaactcgcttccttcgtctgctaccgggctgttccccgtttcagagtagtcctGGCTACCAgctcctctgttttcgtcccagctcgccgagtcagcttcctccgctcaggcttttgtccaacgttgttgagcgcacctggaggagtcaggtctgcactttgccgttacagggcgcagactgtgagagccgccataaaacgtaggattaagagtcctaggtatttgcgcggtcagagagtgtggctttccactcgtaaccttccccttacgacagctttctccaagttgactccgcggttcattggtccattccgtgtctctcaggtcgtcaatcctgtcgctgttgcgactgcttcttccgggacatcttcgtcgcgtcaccctgtcttccatggtctcttgtgtcaagccttttcttcgcgcccccgttcgttcttccctcccccccccccgtccttgtcgagggcgctcctatttacaaggtacggaagatcatggacatgcgttctcgcgGGACGtgggtcaccagtacttagtggattgggagggttacggtcctgagagaggagttgggttccatctcgggacgtgcggGACCgtttcgttgattgatgatttccttcgttccgccagggttcctcctcgagtgcgccaggaggcgctcggtgcagtggggggtactgtcatgttttgtcattgattatcatgtcttccctgtgcttccctctgctgtcttTATTAggttttcttctcttcttctctctcctctcctccctctctccctctcccgctctctctctctctatcgttccgttcctgctcccagcgtttctcattctcctaacgacctcattactctttcacacctgtcccctattttgccctctgattagagtccctatttctccctctgtttttccgcttctgtccttgtcggattctgtttttgatgtttgctgttcctgtgtccttgttccgccctgtcgtgttcttgccttcttcagatgctgcgtggtgagcaggtgtctatgtcagctacggcagttgccttcccgaagcgacctgcagtctgtggtcgcgtctccagtcgttcctctctattgacgaaggatttcagtttcctgttttggattaccattgattatatccaggagaatcattatttgtttaatactggaataaagactctgttactattacgtcgcttttggtcctcattcaccagcataacacattgtgtcccaccacccgccaacccctctttttacgctactgcttctctctgttcatcatatatgcatagtcactttaaccatatctacatgtacatactacctcaatcagcctgactaatgctgtggtagccatgctggttaagtgtccttGAGTTCTAAAccaatcactgacagtgtcatcagcaaagcacccgacactccatcacacttcctcctccatgcttcacagtgggaaccacacatgcggggaTCAAACAACAGATcctaaaacaggacaggtcaaagtaaaatgaacAATATGGGATAGACAATCCACTACTGTTGTCTACAGTCCCGTCTCCCCGTCCCGTCCCCCCGTCCCGTCCCCCCGTCCCGTCCCCCCAGTCCCGTCCCGTCCCCCAGTCCCGTCCCCCCGTCCCGTCTCCGTCCGTCCCCCCTTGTCCCCCCCCTGTCCCTCCCCGTCCCGTCCCCCCATCCCGTCTCCGTCCGTCCCCCCTGTCCCATCCCCCTGTTCCCGTCCCCCACCCCGTCTCCGTCCGTCCCCCTGTCCCATCCCCCCTGTCCGTCCCCCAGTCCCATCTCCGTCCGTCCCCCTGTCCCGTCCCCCTGTCCCGCCCTGTCCCGTCCCCCCGTCCCCCTGTCCCGTCCCCCTGTCCCGTCCCCCCAGTCCCGTCCCCCCGTCCCGTCCCCCCAGTCCCGTCCTCCCCGTCCGTCCCCCTGTCCCATCCCCCAGTCCCGTCCCCGTCCCCCCCTCCCGTCTCCGTCCGTCCCCCCCGTCCCGTCCCCCAGTCCCGTCCCCCCTGTCCCGTCTCCCCCCGTCCCCTTCCTTGTCATGATCAGTAGTTTCAAGTTGTATCCGTCCATTTTTGACAATCTGATCATAGCGGCAGAACGGCGAGGACCTGCTCCCATCTGCCCCCGTACACCCAATGACAGGAGCAGTATTACTATGTCTATTTTACAGTAGGAGTCCCCACACCTCGCTCGCTTGCAAAAAAGTGTCTAGTTTTAAGTGaaaatctaatatttattttaattgaaacaTCGGCTGGTCGACTGAAATGTTttctttcaatttaaaaaaacgggAACTTTGAGCAACGTAGTgagaacttttattttattttatttattttattttatggcaTTAACTCAAATGTGAAAATAAAGGAGCTCCTAGAATGATTATCCAAcgttcgacagccaagctgtcttcatacCCTGTTTTCATACCCTGTTGTATGTCATACCCTGTCTTCATAcccataccctgatgaagacagcttggctgtcgaaacgttgtaattacatttttgcatctgagctcctagagtgtgcggctctccttttattttcaagtgttctactccgctaccagcacctcgcctaaattaggtgtgcgtttctttctcTTCTAGATGAACTCAAATGTACCTGCTAGTGACTCCAACTGTTGTTTACCCTTTTCAAGTTCAAAGCACCCAACAAGACACCCACTACCAAACTCATTCATCATGTCAGCCATAGATCCACAAGCAGAGCGCTGGACCAGAGGGAGGGCTGGCTAAGCTGCCTCTCTAGCCAAGCCAAGGTCTTCTGTC
This genomic window contains:
- the LOC112078621 gene encoding uncharacterized protein, whose translation is MDGYNLKLLIMTRKGTGGDGTGGTGLGDGTGGTDGDGRGGRGRDWGMGQGDGRGGRDWGDGTGGRDWGDGTGGRDRGTGGRDRAGQGDGTGGRTEMGLGDGQGGWDRGTDGDGVGDGNRGMGQGGRTETGWGDGTGRDRGGTRGDGRRRDGGTGLGDGTGLGGRDGGTGRGDGTGRRDCRQQ